The stretch of DNA CTGAATAAAACTCAAGTAGGCCCATTCTTGCTTGGGGCATATTGTATTCGCTTTTCGTGCTTCTTCCCAAAAATCTGCAAATTCTTGATACGTTGGTGGTTTACCCTCAAGCCATCGCGCCCTGATCCAATCGTGCCCAACCGCAGTAAAGTGGAAGTGCTCGCCAATGAACTTTTTAAAAAAGAGACGTGTCGCCAAGTCGTTTTTATGACTGCCGTATAAAATCAAGCTTTCTGGTTTGAGCAACACAACTTGATGCTTTTTTGCTCGAGAAATGTCGGGGATTACAGGCTCCGCTAAAATTTTTCCAGTTTCTATAAAATGCATAATTCGGGCAATAATGGCAGCTTTCATACCCGCATGAGGAAGCTTGAGAGCTAAACAGACATGTTTAAGCTCAGCCATGCTCATGTAATGCTGCGCATCATTAAGAGCTTGTTGATCATGCTTGCTTAAAAGTGGAAACTTTTTCATTATCAAATACTCAGTGTATTTTCAACTTTTTGAAGAGCTTGTTCTAAGATAGGATAATACAGTTTAATGTGTGCATAAATTTCATCTGCAAGGTTTTCATCATAAGTATGCGACGTCAAGTTTCGGTCTCTTAACATTTTAAGCCACATCTTGTCATCGTCGATGAGCCCACCAGCATACGCTTCCTGCAAAACATCTTTAGGATATCTTACCTCAACACCTTTTGCTTCTAAAATGCGTTTTAACAGTTTCCAGAAAAGCTCAATCGTAAATTCAAATCGTTGAATCGATGCATCAATATTTCCTCGATCTTCATCCATGGGCTTACGGACCATGACACCAAGTGCTTGTAGGGCTTTTTTTGCCTGTTGCAAAGATTGTTCTATGCGACTGTCTCTCATTTTTTTTCCTTTTGATAAAGAATCACCCCATCAGAAACTATAGACTTTTTCAATGGATTATTATCGGCAAGTCGATCAAACCTCACGCAATCAATTTTAAGCAAAGTATCCGCCTTATCAACAAGATCAAGTACTAAATACCAATCATCATCGCTTGCTTGAGGACAGACAACTGCAAGGTCTATATCAGATCTATTCTTATGATCTCCACGAGCTCGAGAGCCATAAAGATAAATTATTTCGATAAACGGAAGCTTAGTTAAATCTTTAAAAAATTGTAACGATCTAATTTCTTCTTGATAAGAGGTCATACTATTCCTCAATAATCTCAGGATATTTCTGAGGTTGCGCTAAACAATATTCAACACCAAAACTTCCCTCTGGATGTTCCGCTTTTTCAACAAAGATACGATTTGAAAAACCACCCCGCTCATTGTATCTTTTCGCCTGAGCATGGGCTATCTGTTCAGACGTAATGCCATGCAAAATACAAAGAGCTTCAACAACATCAAGGACATCGGCAAGCTCTGCAATAAGCTCCTCACCAGATTGTGCTTCAACCACTTCTTGGGCTTCTTCTACTAACTTAAGCTGAAGCTGTTGGCTGTACTGGGCATCGTCAAGTCGTCTCCAATGCATAACAGAGCCATGTTTCTCCATCTTTTCAACCGCTTTATCGCGCCATAACTTATTTTGATAAAATGTTCGCATTTTCATGAGATAATCCTTATTCATCTCTTTATCAATTTCCTGTTCTTACGCAGAGCATACAGCAACTAAAAATTTGGAAAAGGGGAAGCCTGTAATAAGCAATTTTGCTCTTAATTGAGTCATAGATTTTTAGATGATGCGCTTGAACGATTGCAATTTAGACCAATGATATGCTCTTTTCAGCACAGGAATTTCGCTTATAAAAGGGATCACAAAATCACCATCTTGCGCTTCTACTATTGTTTTTTAACTTTATCAAACTAGACTTGCTATCAAAACGCAAATAATAGTATTTTCATTGCAGGAATCGTTTATGCAAATCAAATGCCGTAACAAAAAATGTGGTCGACTCATGGGTGTGAGAGAATTTTTAGTGTATGTTTCTTGCCACCTTGGGAAATTCGTTTTGCCAAGCCTTGTACCGTTAATAGTTGCCAAGCTTAAAGAATACTGGGAAACACCAACAAAGGGTTGGATCGACGAGTCTATGACTGCATATGCAAATTTTATGTCTCTGACTTGCCCTGGCTGCAAAAAAATGAAATGGGATCCTTATCCTTGTGATTCTAAAGACGAAATACAAAAAAACTACCTCAAAGATGATAGCAAAAAATAATCCTGTAGAGTAGTAAGTTTAAGGCGAAGGTAGAATATGAAGTTCTTAAAAGTCATTACAACCTTTTTGTTTATTACGTATTCACATGTCCATTGCTTGGATAATACTATACCTAATAAGGCAGCAACGCCAACCAGTGAGGAAACTGCCCAACTTGATCGATTCAGTATCTTTACAACGTATTTGGACAAACTTAAAAGTGCTGCAATAGAATTTGATAATAAACAAGGTAAGGCATGTCCGAAACTTCAATGCATGCAATGCAAAAAAGAAAAAATCACATGGGCATACGTTCATGGACATCTTATTGGATCGAGCATGAAATCTATTGCGAATGAAGTAGAATTCAACAAAATGAAAAACGTCATGGACGAATTTATAACAGTACTGGCACAATCAGATCTGCAAAAGATTTCAAATTGTATGCTTCAGATTGCACAAGATCTTAAAATTCCATGCATTAATTGTAATGCATCATCCTGGAAAATAACTTCTCAATAATTAAAAAACAACCTTTGAGTAGCGCAATCACTATACCCTAAATCATCCACACGGGAAAAAAAAGAATCCTTTTTTTTCTTCAAAATCAAGCAGCCCCATATAGCAAAAAAAACATACTGAAAGTTGCAAGTGAAAACCTGATATTGCTTGAATCAATGAAGTTTCATTCCATTTGGTACTTTTGAGTCAACGGTTACCAAGCAAATAGCACCCTGCTCATCTGAAAAACCAACCAAAAGAAATTGTGAAAGAAATCCTGCAATGTTTTTTTCTCCCAAGTTAACACAACCAACAATTGACTTACCAACCAATGATTCGGGAGTGTAATGTACCGTCACTTGAGCTGACGTTTGAAGCACGCCAATGTCAGGACCAAAATCTGCCCATAC from Candidatus Dependentiae bacterium encodes:
- a CDS encoding SAP domain-containing protein; translation: MKKFPLLSKHDQQALNDAQHYMSMAELKHVCLALKLPHAGMKAAIIARIMHFIETGKILAEPVIPDISRAKKHQVVLLKPESLILYGSHKNDLATRLFFKKFIGEHFHFTAVGHDWIRARWLEGKPPTYQEFADFWEEARKANTICPKQEWAYLSFIQRFVAANPNASRPEITVSWKIEREKKVKEAYVLLKKIETP
- a CDS encoding nucleoside triphosphate pyrophosphohydrolase, which codes for MKMRTFYQNKLWRDKAVEKMEKHGSVMHWRRLDDAQYSQQLQLKLVEEAQEVVEAQSGEELIAELADVLDVVEALCILHGITSEQIAHAQAKRYNERGGFSNRIFVEKAEHPEGSFGVEYCLAQPQKYPEIIEE
- a CDS encoding nucleotidyltransferase domain-containing protein, whose protein sequence is MTSYQEEIRSLQFFKDLTKLPFIEIIYLYGSRARGDHKNRSDIDLAVVCPQASDDDWYLVLDLVDKADTLLKIDCVRFDRLADNNPLKKSIVSDGVILYQKEKK
- a CDS encoding tRNA-binding protein; amino-acid sequence: MPISYEDFEKVDLRSGTVIKVEEFLRAKKPAYKVWADFGPDIGVLQTSAQVTVHYTPESLVGKSIVGCVNLGEKNIAGFLSQFLLVGFSDEQGAICLVTVDSKVPNGMKLH
- a CDS encoding nucleotidyltransferase substrate binding protein; this encodes MRDSRIEQSLQQAKKALQALGVMVRKPMDEDRGNIDASIQRFEFTIELFWKLLKRILEAKGVEVRYPKDVLQEAYAGGLIDDDKMWLKMLRDRNLTSHTYDENLADEIYAHIKLYYPILEQALQKVENTLSI